The sequence TCCTCATCGCCAGCAACTTCTTCAGCCTCCCGCAGCACGTCGGGCCCGAGTCCGAGGGGGTGCGCGTGCTCCGCAACATCAAGAGCTGGTCGCTTGGCGCGATGACGCTTTTCGCACTGGTGATTTCCGTCGTCTCCACCGCCCTGCTGCTGCCCAAGGACGTGGAGGACAGGACTCTCTACACGATCCTTGCCAAGCCGGTGCCGAGGCTCGATTACCTCGCCGGGAAGCTCCTCGGCGTGCTTCTGCTTGTCTTCGTCTCGCTCGCACTCATGGATCTCCTGATGACAGGCGCCCTGCAACTGCGGACCAACATGATCCTCACGGAGCAGGTGGCCCTTGCGGAGTCCAGGGGCTGGCCCGCTCAGGACATCGCCATCCTCAGGGAGGAAATCCTCTCCCATGGGCCGACGGCCTCGCTGCAGGGAGCGGTCTTCTCCGTGTTCCTGCGGGCTTCCATCATCGCCTCCCTGGCGCTGCTCATCTCCACGTTCTCCAGCAGCACGCTTTTCACCACGAACATCTCCTTCCTGATCTATTTCATCGGCCATTTCCAGGCGGACGCCCGCTCCGTTTTCACGGGCGGCGGGGACGGCACGGGCGATGGCCTGCTGATCCGCGGCGCAAGCCTGCTGTTCTCCCTGGCGATCCCGGATTTCCAGCTCTTCAACGTCATCGATGCCGTCATCGAGGGGCAGGTGATGCCGCTCGCGATCCTCCTGAAGCTCACGCTCGTCGCGCTTTTCTACTTCGTGTTCTATGTGCTCGCATCGTGGTTTGTCTTCGCCAAAAAGGAATTCTGAAAACCCATGACGCAGGGAAAACGGTATATGGTCCTCGCCGCCGCAGTCCTTGCGATGGGGGCGGTGCGCATGCCTTTCGAGAAAGGGTTGGACAATGACCTGCGCGCCTCCGGCCTGCTGCCGCCCAGGCTCGAGGTGCGGACTTCGGATCGCATCGGCCAGACGTTTTTCGCGGTCTCCCTGGGCGGGATGAGGACTCTGGTCGCAACCATCTGGAACCTTCGCGCCTTCGGGTTTTTCAACGAGCAGAAATGGGAGGACATTGAGGAATGCTACGATCTCATCGTCGATCTCGCGCCCCGCACCCGCTACTACTGGGACACCGGCAGCTGGCACCAGGCATACAACGAGGCGTCCTATTATCTCTACGATTCCACGCTGCCCGCATTGCGGCGCAAGCAGGCATGGAAGGACTCCATCCTCTCGGGTCGTGCCTTCCTCGAGCGCGGCATCCGCAATAATCCGGGCGATTCCGTCCTCTGGGAGAGGCTCGGCTACCTGCTTTCCGACTCGAACAAGATCTCCGCCTTTGGGGACCCGGCCAAGGCCTACCAGGAATCATATGATGCCTACATGACCGCGGTGGAAATGGGCAACTCGCGCGCGCTTACCTCTCGCTTCGCCCTCTACTCCCTGGCGCGCGTCCCCGGCAGGGAGAAGGAGGCGCTGGCAATGGCAAGGAGGCTGCACGCTGAGCAGAATGCGAACACCGCCACCATGCTCAGCCTGCTCTACACACTCGGCTACCATGAGGATCCCGCACAACCCGTGGACAAGCTGATCGACTCCGTTTTCCCTAGCCGTGAAAAGGCCTACGAGATACTCACCGGCCTCTGGGAGCGCACCCGCGACCGCTACCCAGTGTATGGCGTCGCCCAGGCCATCACCTTCCTTGAGTCCGAGCTGAAAGTGCCGCCGGCGGAAAGCGTCCTGAAGCGCGAGCTGCTCCCGCCCATGTCCCCGGAGGATTACTTCCGGCAGGAGGAATGAGCGGCAGCCGCTTCCGCCGTTTTTCCGCAGGTGCCGGGAAATCGCTTGTGGCATTCCCGAAAGCTTCCCATGCTAGCGCCGATCAATCCCTCCTTGAACATGTCCGGCGACCATCCTTTTCAGCAGCTCTTCGAAACCTTCGGGAAACCGCCCGCAGCCCACTCGGAATCCGTGAACCGCGAGGCGCGCGAAACCCTCAGGGAAAAACTCTCCGTCCCGATCGAAAGCCCCGGCCATTTCATCCTGCTCAAGGCTCCGCGCGCCGGGCACGGCAAGACGCACCTTCTCACCAAGCTCCTCCACGATCTCGGCGGCTCCCATGAGTTCATCCCCCTCCATGCCACCGGTGGCAGCCGCATCGATGCCCTGACAGTCCTGGAGGACACCCTGCGCCGCCTCGTTCGCCCGCTTCCCGCCGCCGGCGGCCTTACGGTGCTGGATCTGGTGGCAAGGCGGCTTTTTTCCTCCTCCCTCCAGCCGCTCGTGAACTCCGGCGAGGTGCCATGCCAGGATCGCGAGGGTGCCCTCAGCGCCCTCCGCAGCCGCCCCGTCGAGACCTTCGATTTCCACCATCCCGCCGCCGTCACCGCCCACTGGGCCCGGGAAAACTTCGAGCTTCTGGGGCCGCGCCTTTCGCTGGAGCTCGCCCAAAGAATCGGCCTGCCGCTGCGGGAGGTTTCGTTCTGGGTGGACACGATGTTCCGCTTCGCCGCGACCCCGATCGACAATCCCGGAAGAGTGCGCGCCCTTGCCGCACATGTTTTCGACTCGCCGTCCGCAGAGTCGGCCGCGCACGAGCGGCTCGTGGCGCTGCTCGGACTCATGGGCTCCCAGATGCGGGTGGTGCTTGTCGCCGATGAGCTGGAGGGCTTCTCCTCCGACGAGGCGGCTGCCCTGCGCTTCGCATCCTTCCTCGGCTCGCTCCGACAGTCGGTGGAGCGCGCGGAGGTCATCCTTTCGGTGAACCAGGATGTCTGGGAAAGCGCCTTCCTGCCGCGCCTCAGCGGTGGCTTGGCGGACAGGCTTTCCGAGGTCACCGTGGAGCTTGCCCCTCTCGACAGGAGGGGGATGCTGGCCATCATCGAGTCCCGCTCGCCCGGCATGGGCGAGAAAATCCTCGGCAGTCTGGGCGAGGGCCATCCCCCCACCTATGCACGCGGCATCATCAAGGGAGCCGCAGAAAACTGGGGTGGAACGCCCAAGGATGAGGCCGCCATTCAGCCGGTGGAAAAACCGCAGTCAGGCTTCGCCGTGTCAGATCATGCCGAAGGCATTCCCGCGCCAGCAACGCCTGAACCGGCTCCGCCCAACCTGGAATCCACGCCAAACGCCTTTCCCGAGCCTGTTGTCGCCGCGCCTGCTCCGGCTTTTCCCATCGCCGCGGAAGCCCCCTCAAGCGCTGTCGCCCCACCGCAGCCGCCGGTATCCGCCCCTGCGGTGGAGAATCCGATCGAAGTGCCCACGAATTTCTCCCCGGAGGCCGCCATCGCGGCATACCAAGGCAACTCACCAGCGGTGCAGCCGCTGGAAAATCCCTTCTCATCCTCGCCGGGCGCCGATGCTGGTGCTCCGCCCGCCAACTTTTCAGCCCCAGCTCAGCCCGCATTTTCGTCGGAACCGCCGCATCAGGCCGATCCACGGCCGGAATCCCCGGTTGAGGCGTTCCAGGGCGGCCCGGCAGACCTCCCGGAAGATGCTGCCGAGAAACCGGCTTCCACGGATAGGGTCGATGACCTGCTGCGCCAGTTCCGCGAGCGCTACGGCAAATCCTAGGTTTTGAAAAAACCGATAAAGCCCTTGCGATGGGGGGCGCTTTGGGTGCTTATTGCCCGCAAGCGAACATATGAGCATTTCCACCCAATATGAGGCCCCGGACACCTTGGGGAAAGCCGCCAAAGCCGTGGAGTCCTATCAGGAAGAAACGGACGATCTCGTAGGCGAGCGCATGGTTCTGAACATGGGGCCGTCCCATCCCGCCACCCATGGCGTCCTTCGCCTGATCCTTGAGCTGGACGGCGAGGTGATCCACTCCGCAGATCCCGATGTCGGATTCCTGCACCGCGGCGACGAGAAGATCGCGGAAAACATGCACTACAACCAGTTCGTGCCATACACCGACCGGCTCGACTACCTCGCCCCGCTCGCAAACAACGTCGCCTATGCCTGCGCCGTGGAGAAGCTCATGGGCTGGGAACTCCCGCCTCGCGGCCAGGCGCTGCGCGTCCTTTGCTGCGAGCTGGCGCGCATCTCCGCGCACATGCTCGGTGTGGGTGTCTGCGCCATGGATGTGGGTGCGATGACGGTTTTCCTCTACACCTTCACCGAGCGGGAAAAGATCTACAACCTCTGCGAGCAGCTCACCGGCGCGCGTTTCACCACCTCCTACACCCGTGTCGGCGGCCAGCTCCGCGACATGCCTCCGGGCTTCGATGCCGCCGTCCGCACCTTCCTCGAGGAGTGCGAGGTCGCCATCGGGGAAATCGCCAGGCTCCTAGACAACAACAAGATCTTCCGTGACCGCATGATCGACATCGGAGTGATTTCCAGGGAGTCGGCCATCTCCTACGGCATGACGGGCCCCAACCTGCGGGCATCCGGGGTGGATCGCGACCTGCGGAAAAACAGCCCCTACCTCGGCTACGAGAATTACGACTTCGACATCCCCATCGCCGATGAGGGCGATTGCTACGCCCGCTACCAGATCCGCATGGAGGAGATGCGCCAGTCGATCCGGATCTGCCGCCAGGTGCTCGACACCATGCCGGCCGGGCCGGTGAACATCGCCGACCCGAAAGGCATGCTCCCGGCGAAGGAGCGCGTGATGATGTCCATGGAGGAGCTGATCCACCATTTCATCGTCGCGACCCAGGGCATCGACGCCCCGGAGGGCGAAGTCTATTTCGCGGCGGAAAACCCCAAGGGCGAGCTGGGTTTCTACATCCACTCCAAGGGCGGCGGGGTGCCGAACCGCCTGAAAATCCGCAGCCCCTCCTTCTGCAACCTCTCCATCGTCTCGAAACTCCTCAAGGGACACATGGTTTCCGATATCCCAGCCATCCTCGGATCGCTTGACTTCGTGATGGGGGAATGTGACCGTTAGGCCGTCCGCTGAATGGATCCAACCAACACCAAAATGAAACTCATCACAACGCTGCTTGCATTCTGCATCGCCTCCGCCGCCCACGCGGGATACGAGACCTGGACAAGCGCAGACGGGCGAACCGCCAGCATGGAGCTTGTCAGCGTCAAAGAAGCTGACGGAGCCAAAACAGGAACTTTCCGCATGAGGAACGGCAAGACCGTGACACTCGCGGCAAAAGACCTGTCCGCAGATGATGCGAAGCGCCTTGACGATTGGAAGGATCCGAGTGTCCCGGAAGTGGTCTCGCAACCCAGCGTTTTCGATGATGTCCTCGATGGCAACCTTGTGATCCTCGATGGCAAGAAACTTTCGAAGCATGAGCCCACGGCCAAGCCGACCCAATATTACGTTTTCTACTACACCGCCTCCTGGTGCCCTCCCTGCCAGGCATTCACGCCCAGCCTCGTGGATTTCTACAACAAGAACAAGAACGAGAAATTCGAGCTTGTGCTCATCAGCAGCGACAGTGACGAAGACGCGATGGAAGGCTACGCAAAGGACAAGAAAATGCCCTGGCCCCAGCTCAAGCATTCCAAGGTGGGCTCTTTCAAGAAGGGTTTCAACCATGGGGTGAGTGGAATCCCCTCGGTCATCGTCTGTGACCTGAAGGGCGAGATCGTCAGCCGAGACGGGCGGAACCTTGCCGAACTCGAAAAACTCGTCAAATAATCGATGTCTCCCACGCCCTCCTCCGATTCCATGACTTTGCAGGATTCCCCCGGCAGTGCCCATTTCCCAGCCTTCTCCGTAACGGCCGCCCTCGAATCGGAGGCCGACGAGCGCATCTCCCACTATCCGGAAAGCAAGCGCTCCGCCGTTCTCCCTTTGCTGCATATCGTCCAGCACAGGTTCGGTTTCATCTCGGAGCAAGCCGTGGAATGGGTCGCGGCGAAACTTTCGCTGGAGCCGATCAAGGTGCTGGAAGTTGTGACCTTCTATCCCGGCTTCCGCCAATATGCCCCGGGCAAATACCATGTGCGCGTCTGCCGCACCCTCTCCTGCGCGCTGGGCGGCAGCTATGAGCTGATGGAAGGTCTCTGCAAGGAATTCGGCATCGACCGCACCGCCGCGGATCCACACCACCATCCGATTTCCGTTTCCCCCTGCGGGAAATACTCGGTCGAGTTCGCCGAGTGCCTCGCCTCCTGCGGCACCGCCCCGGTCTGCCTGATCAACGACGACTTCCACGAAGCCGTCGATGTGGCCAAGGTGAAGCAAGCCTGCTCGTGATTGCCATCACGTGCCGGGCGCATCCGTTGCCCGGCTCGGTGGTGCCTTGATGAATCTCTGCCTCGGGCCGGTTCCCTCATCGCCGTGCGCCGCCTGGTCGCGAATGGCCTTGGCGATGGCTTTCGCCAGCCTGTCGCGGTGCGAGGCGGAGCTGATCTGGCGGGCTTCCGAGGGGTGGCTCATGTAACCGCCTTCTAGCAGGACGCAGGGGATGGAAGGATTCCGCGTCAGGCGCAGGCGGCGGCGGCTCAGCCCGGCGTTTGCGGAATATGGCGAGACGGATTTCATCGCCCTCTGGCAGCGGACGGCGAGACCATGCGAGTCCACCCGCCACCAATATGTCTCAGGGCCGCGCCGGTTGGATTGGCCGGCATTGAAATGTAGGCTGACGAGGATCGCATCGCCATAGCGGTTGGCGAGCTTCACGCGCTCGTCGAGATCCACGAAGCGGTCGCCGGAGCGGATCATCACCGTGCGGAAGGAGCCGGAAAGCTCGGAACGGAGGCGCCTGGCGAGATCGAGGTTCGCATCTTTCTCGCGCTGGCCGGTGTGGCGGGAGATGGCACCGGGATCCTTGCCGCCGTGGCCTGCATCGATCACCACTGTCCGGAATCCCTGCGGCCCCGGCTTGTTCCCCCAGTAGTCGCCGCCGCCGCCGGAGATCGGCGAGCAGGAGGGCAGCAGGGCCAGGAAAAGCAGGAATGGCAGGGAGCGCATGCGCCCTTCTAAGCGGCTGAGTCCCAAAGTTCAAATCCCAAAGACCGACGAATCCTCGCGGAGGCGGTCATTGCTCGTTTTCGATTTCCCTGAAGAACCTATCGAAATCCCCGCCGCTATCCTCCAGCAATTTCCGGAAGCGGGGCATTTCGCTGTTGTAGGTGATGAGCGCAAGCAGGTGGGCGTTGGTCAGATCCTGCTCCAGCCAGCCTTCCAAGGCCTTGGTCCCCCATCGCGCCTGCAACGCCCGCGCGCGCGACTTGAGCTCGGAAAGGATCGCCTGTTTCCGCTCCCTCATTTCAGCCTCCGGCAAGGGCGAGCGGTAGAGCTTTTCCAACTGCACCCGCGTGACCTCGATCTCGGCGTAGAAATCCCTCCTTCGGGCCAGTCGCTCCCCGTAATCGGCCAGTTCCGACGTCCGTCCCTTCGCACGCAGATACTTCATCGTGCCTTCCTCCTGGACAAGGTTCGCCAGGGATTCGTTGAAGCTTGTGTCCCCTTTGCGGAAAATGCGGCGGTGGGTCAGTTCGTGGAAAATGAGCTCGGCGAAGTCGATTTCAGGGTAGTCGATGAAGGTGTTCAGCAGGGGATCGTGGAAAACCCCGAGCGTCGAGTAGGCGTTGGTGCCGCCGAGGTGGATCTCGTAGCCCTCCGCGCGCAGTTTTTCCGCGTAGGCGAGGGCATCCTCTTCCTCGAAATAGCCGCGGTAATCCAGCTCGCCGATGATGGGGTAGCGCCAGGTCTTGGGTTCCAGGGAAAACTCCCGGGCCGCGTACAGGACGAACACCACATGCCGCCTTCCCAGATCCGCATAGCGGTGGTATGAGGAATCCCCCGGCAGCGCCAGATCCTCGCTTGCGAAGTCGCATAGCTCCTGCGCCAGAAGCAGCTTTTCCCTCAGGGCGGCGGATGTCCCCGGCGCGGCCAGCAGCTTTGCATTGGGGCGGGATTTCCGCAGTATCTCAGCCTGTCCGCGCACTCCCTGTCCGTAGAAATGGAGTGTCTGGCATCCGCCTAGGAAAAAGAGGGCAAGCAACGGGACTCGGCGCATAAGGACTTACAGGGTGTCCGCATTTTGCGGCGGATCAAGGCCGTCGGAGCGGTTTCAATTCTTCTTGCAAGGCGGAGCGTGGGCAAACACATTCCTGACAGATGCCCGATTTCATTAATGTTTGGTGGGATGGATTGAGCTTCGGCCTGAAGTTTTTCTACGGCATTGCGATCCTCTCCGCCGTTCTGCTGCTGCTCCAGACGGTTACGATGTTCTTTTTCGGGGATTCGGATGGGCACGGTGGGGATTTCTCCGGCGCGGATGGGGCGGATCACCACGACACGGGGGTGGGGATGCTTTCCCTGAAGTCGATCACCGCCTTTTTCACGGGCTTCGGGTGGACGGCGGTGGGTTTTATGCGGATGGGGCTTTCCATGCCGGTTGTGATATTCTTGGCGGGGATGGTGGGGGTTGTCATGATGTTCCTGATCTATCTCCTGATGAAGAGCCTGGTGAAACTTTCCGACAGCGGCACGATGGACTACGCAAACGCGGTTGGCCAGCCGGGTACGGTGTATGTGACCATCCCGCCCGCAAAGGGCCCGGGTGGGCAGGTGGAGACCATGATCCAGGGCCGCCTCGTCACTGCGGAGGCCTTGCAGCGCGGCCCCGAGCCGCTCAAGCCCGGCACCAAGGTGCAGGTGATCGAAAAGGTCGGTGCCTCCACGCTCATCGTCGAGCCGGTCGAAAACTATTTCCCCTAATCCCGAACACACAAACATCCCATGGAATTCATCATCGGCCTCATCGTTCTCATCGTCTTCGCTTTCATTTTGCTTGCGTGGGTCGCCATGCGCTACCGCCGCTGCCCGTCGGACAAGATCCTGGTGGTTTACGGCAAGGTGGGCGGGGGCAAATCGGCACACTGCCACCACGGCGGTGCGGCTTTCGTCTGGCCGGTGATCCAGGATTACCAATACCTCGATCTTACCCCGCTTCCCATCGATATCCGCCTTGAGGGCGCGCTCTCCAAGCAGAATATCCGGGTCAACACGCCATCGACCTTCACCGTCGGCATCTCCACCGAACCGGGTGTGATGGAGAATGCTGCGGAGCGCATGCTGGGACTGAACATGGAGCACATCAAGGAACTGGCGAAGGACATCATCTTCGGCCAGATGCGTGTGGTCATCGCCACGATGGACATCGAGGAAATCAACGCGGACCGGGACAAGCTCATCCAGAACATTTCCATGGGTGTGGAGGTCGAGCTGAAAAAGGTCGGACTGCGCCTCATCAACGTCAACGTCCAGGACATCACTGACGCCTCGGGCTACATCGATGCACTCGGCCAGGAAGCCGCGTCCAAAGCGATTGCGGAAGCGAAGGTCAAGGTAGCCATGGCGGATCGCGACGGCGAGAGCGGCGCGGCCGCGATGCAGAGGGACAAGCGGATCAGCGTGGCGGCGGCGAACGCGGAGGCGACCAAGGGGGAGAACACATCCCTTGTGGAGATCGCGAATTCGGATGCCACCCGGCGCGCGGCACAGGCCGAGGCGGAGCGCATCGCGACGGCGGCGGAGAAGGTGGCCGAGGCGAAGGTTTTGGAAGAGGCCTACGTTTCCGAGCAGGCGGCGGAGAAGCAGCGTGCGGAACGCGACAAGGCCAGCCAGTATGCGGACATCGTGGTGCCCGCGCAGGTTGCGAAGGAGCGCCAGATCGTCGAGGCGGATGCGGAGGCCGAAAAGGTTCGGCGCATCCAGCAGGGCAAGGCGGACGCCGTCCGCGCCGAGAAACAGGCGGAGGCGGACGGCATCATTTTCGTAAAAGAGGCGGAGGCGAGCGGCCTGAAGGCCAAGCTCCTCGCGGAGGCCGAAGGTGCGCAGGCTGTCCTCGCCGGCAAGGCGAAGGGCTTCGAGGATCTCATCAAGGCCTGCATGGGACCGGGCGGGGCGCAGCAGATGCTCGTCACCGAGCTACTGCCGCAGCTTGTCCGCGAGCAGGTTCAGGCGATCGCGAACCTCAAGATCGACAAGATCACCGTCTGGGACAGCGGCACCGGCGCGGATGGCAAGACCAGCACCGCGAATTTCCTCTCGGGTCTGGCAGGTGCGGTGCCGCCGCTGCACGAGATCGCCAAGAACGTCGGCGTTGAGCTGCCTGCATACCTGGGGAAACTCGATGAGGCTGGAGCGAACAAACAAGCGCCGCCCGCCGAGCCCAAGGCCGCCAAGGAAGATCCCGGCACCAGCCACGGGGTGGAGTCCATCTGATTTCCTGCGGCTGCCTAGGTCTCCTCGGGAGCCGGCGGTATGACGCCGAGATCGGTGAGGAAATGGTCGGCGGCGCTGACTGTCATCTCGAAGTTCCCGTGGTGGACATTGAAGTTGAAGAAGCTGTGCTCGGCTCCGCTGAAGTCCAGGAGCGTGCATTTGTTCCTGCGCCATTTCGTCCTGCGGCAAAAGGAGGCAACCTCTTCGAACGGGGTCACGCGGTCTGATTTCCCATGCAGGAAAAGCATTGGGGGCAGCTTGCGGCGGAGCAGGGTGCCGGGGCTGGAGGCCTTGGCTCTCTTGCTGTCCGGGAAGCGGGCGGCGAGCTGGCCTTTCGGGCTGGTGTTGACGAGGGCGCTGAAGAGGATGGCGGCCTTCGGGTGAGGGGGAGCCCCGCTATTCTTGACAGTTTTCCGCATGGCGAGATGGAGGGCGAGGAAGGCTCCGCCCGCCGCCCCGGCGACGGTGATGGCTGCCGGATCGATCCCCAGCAGATCGGCGTTCTCGGCGAGCCATGCGAATGCGGCCTGCGCATCGCCGATGGCTTCCATCGGGCCGGTGCCGTTCTTGGATGATGTGCGGTACTCGAAGGCCACGGCGACCGCGCCGCGGCTGGCGAAGTGGTGGCAGTGCGGGACGAACTGAGTGACCATGGGCGTGTCCCAGAAGCCGCCGTGGAAAAACGCGACGGCCGGGCGCGATGTGTCGGCAGCACCTTCGGGAAAGAAGACATGGGCCAGGAGATCGGTGTCCCCGTGACTCGCATACACGTAGCTGGAGGCGGATTTCAGCAGTTCCCTGTCCCTCGACTCTCCGATGGGTGCTACCTTTTGCAGAATTTGGCTCATGGCTGGAATGCGGCGCAGGCGGACGTATCCGTGCGGGCATGGATTTGTTTGTTGTGGTTTTGGGGCTTTTGTCCAATCGTTTCGTCCATGAAAGGGCATATTTTGGCACTCACTCTGGTTTTGTCATCCTTGGGCGGGGCGCAGGAAACCCTGAGGCCGGAGTTGGAAAGGACGTATGGGATCTGGCGGAAGTCCCTCATCGAGAGGGACGCGGCAACGTGGCAGCAGGTGACGGCGGAGCACCGGCGCGTGTTGGTGCGCAACCGCATCCTCTCCGAAAAACGCCCCTTCCCGGCAACGGTGTTCGATCTGCCTGCGCCGCCGCCGTCGCTCGACGGACTGGCTTTCCTTGAGGCGAAGCGGAACGGTGCCACGGCGAAGGCGGCTTACTTCGGCAAGGTCGATTTCGGGGTAGGTGGCGAGCCGACCGACAACTTGCTTGTCCTCTCTTTCGTGAGAGGTGCGCGTGGCTGGCTCTATGACAATGCGGATTTCGTGAACCTGACTGCGCTGCCGGAGGTGCGGACGGAACTGGCGAAAGGGGATCTTAGCTACCTTCACGGCGTGCCGGAGGCCCAGCCATCGGGGATCGTTCCAACGGTGCCCATTGCCGCAAACCCTGCGACGACGATCGCCAAGGTCTATGTCTTTTGCCCGGGGCGGGAGGTGCAGGTGCAGGTGAACAAGATCAGCCGCCACCGCTTCGCCAACGCGAAGGAGGCGGAGGTGGTGATAGGCGGGGCGCGGCTAGGTGCGAACGAGGTGCAGTTCTCCGTGAAAAAGCTGGAGGGAGGGACGGGGATGGAGGCGATGACGATACGCGTTTACCTGATGTCCGAGGTGGAGGGGATGCAGCCGGTCAAGGCCTTCGAATACCAGGTTCTGGAAAAGGAGCCTTTCAAGCCATATGGCACCGAGCATTTCAGCCTGGATGCGGCGACGGCGGCGAGGCTTTCCGGAAGGTGACCATGGGCATGTCGGAGGATGCGAAGAGGAAGCCGTATCTCGATGCGTGGCTGAAACGCACCGGCAGGGAGCTTTCCGTGAGCGGGCGGCTATCGGAACTTGTCCTCATCCTCTCGCGGAAAAAAGGGGGCGATCAGGATGAATGGCGCGAGCGCATCCAGCGCATCATGAGCCGGGAACAGGAACCGTGCTTCGAGCTGCTCACGGAAATCGATACGCTATTGGCACGGCAAGGGTCCAAGCCGCCCCCTGCGACTGATGACGGCGATCTATTCGACTGATATCCAATCGGTTATGGGAATCTCAGGTTCATTGATGATTTTTAGTTGCGGAACCTTGCTATTCGTTAGAATTTGTCGCACCTTCCGCAAGACACTAAGATACGTGGCTGGTAATCAAGGCCATGCATAGATTGTCATCACAGGATACCCTGCGCAGGTTCAGGATCGCGTCCGTTCTGGTGCTTCTCACGTTCCTGATGATCCCCGTTGCAACGGGACTCCTGATAGGCGCCCTGGCTCTGAAGCGTCACGACTGGTTGCCGTATGTCGGGATCGCCGTGGGGGTTAGCGTTCTCTTCTCACTCCTGAGTTTCATCATGAGCGCGCGCCTCCGCTGCCCTCTTTGCATGGTGCCGCCCCTTGTGAACCGCCGCTGCTCCAAGCATCGCACTGCGGAAACCATGTTCGGGAGCCACAAGTTCAAGGTGGCCCACTCGATCATTTTTGCGGATAGCTTCCGCTGCCCCTATTGCGGGGAGCCGACGGCGATGGAGGTGCGGCGCAGGGGTGTCCGCCGCTGATCCGGGGGGATTTTCCAAAAGCTCCGCATTGCGGGTTGCGCCGGGCGCGGGTGATGGCAAGCTAGCACCAGCTTGATATGACAACTGAAGAACTACAGGAACGGATTTCGGAAAGCAGCGGATGGATCGGTGATGTGAAGGCCGAGATGGCAAAGGTGCTGGTGGGCCAGGAAGACCTCGTGGACAGGCTGCTCGTCGGCCTGCTCTGCAACGGCCACATTCTGCTTGAAGGTGTGCCTGGCCTTGCGAAAACCCTGGCGGTCAAGGCGCTCTCCGGCTCTCTCTCCGCGACCTTCGCGCGCTTCCAGTTCACGCCTGACCTGCTTCCCGCGGATCTTGTCGGCACGATGATCTATCATCCACAGGATGCCCGCTTCGAGCCGAAGCTTGGCCCGATTTTCAACAACCTGATCCTGGCGGACGAGATCAACCGCGCGCCTGCGAAGGTGCAGTCCGCGCTGCTGGAGGCGATGCAGGAGCGGCAGGTCACGCTCGGCGACAAATCCTACCCGCTGCCCAAGCCTTTCCTTGTCCTGGCGACGCAGAACCCCATCGACCAGGAGGGCACCTACCAGCTTCCCGAGGCGCAGCTCGACCGATTCCTGCTCAAGGTCAACGTGGGCTACCCGTCGAAGGGCGAGGAACTGGAGATCCTCAACCGCATGGCGACGTCCGCGCCGATCTACGAAACCCGCAACGTGGCGACCCCGGAGCAGGTCGGTGCTTCGCGGGATCTGGTGAACGGGATCTACATCGACGAGGCGATACGCAAATACATCGTCGAGCTGGTCTATTGCACCCGTTTCCCGGTTAAGGTGGATGCGCCCCTGAAGAACTGGGTGCGCGCCGGTGCCTCGCCGCGCGGCACGATCAACCTCGCGCTAGCCGCCCGCGCCCGCGCCTTCATGCAGGGACGGGCTTTCGTGACTCCCCAGGACGTGAAGGACATGGCTCTCGATGTTTTGCGCCACCGCATCCTGCTTACCTACGAGGCCGAGGCCGAGGGCGTCACCACGGACACCATCGTGCAGCGGGTGCTGGCCAAGGTGGTGGTGCCCTGAACTCTCAAGGAATACGAATCTGCGGGCATTGATGACGGAGGAGGAACAGATCGATGAAATGATGGCCCGGGTGCGCAAGCTCGAGCTCAAGGCGCGGCGGCTTGTTAGGGAGTCGTTCTCCGGCGAG comes from Akkermansiaceae bacterium and encodes:
- a CDS encoding flotillin family protein, with protein sequence MEFIIGLIVLIVFAFILLAWVAMRYRRCPSDKILVVYGKVGGGKSAHCHHGGAAFVWPVIQDYQYLDLTPLPIDIRLEGALSKQNIRVNTPSTFTVGISTEPGVMENAAERMLGLNMEHIKELAKDIIFGQMRVVIATMDIEEINADRDKLIQNISMGVEVELKKVGLRLINVNVQDITDASGYIDALGQEAASKAIAEAKVKVAMADRDGESGAAAMQRDKRISVAAANAEATKGENTSLVEIANSDATRRAAQAEAERIATAAEKVAEAKVLEEAYVSEQAAEKQRAERDKASQYADIVVPAQVAKERQIVEADAEAEKVRRIQQGKADAVRAEKQAEADGIIFVKEAEASGLKAKLLAEAEGAQAVLAGKAKGFEDLIKACMGPGGAQQMLVTELLPQLVREQVQAIANLKIDKITVWDSGTGADGKTSTANFLSGLAGAVPPLHEIAKNVGVELPAYLGKLDEAGANKQAPPAEPKAAKEDPGTSHGVESI
- a CDS encoding alpha/beta hydrolase; protein product: MSQILQKVAPIGESRDRELLKSASSYVYASHGDTDLLAHVFFPEGAADTSRPAVAFFHGGFWDTPMVTQFVPHCHHFASRGAVAVAFEYRTSSKNGTGPMEAIGDAQAAFAWLAENADLLGIDPAAITVAGAAGGAFLALHLAMRKTVKNSGAPPHPKAAILFSALVNTSPKGQLAARFPDSKRAKASSPGTLLRRKLPPMLFLHGKSDRVTPFEEVASFCRRTKWRRNKCTLLDFSGAEHSFFNFNVHHGNFEMTVSAADHFLTDLGVIPPAPEET
- a CDS encoding AAA family ATPase, with translation MTTEELQERISESSGWIGDVKAEMAKVLVGQEDLVDRLLVGLLCNGHILLEGVPGLAKTLAVKALSGSLSATFARFQFTPDLLPADLVGTMIYHPQDARFEPKLGPIFNNLILADEINRAPAKVQSALLEAMQERQVTLGDKSYPLPKPFLVLATQNPIDQEGTYQLPEAQLDRFLLKVNVGYPSKGEELEILNRMATSAPIYETRNVATPEQVGASRDLVNGIYIDEAIRKYIVELVYCTRFPVKVDAPLKNWVRAGASPRGTINLALAARARAFMQGRAFVTPQDVKDMALDVLRHRILLTYEAEAEGVTTDTIVQRVLAKVVVP